A stretch of Gasterosteus aculeatus chromosome 4, fGasAcu3.hap1.1, whole genome shotgun sequence DNA encodes these proteins:
- the slitrk2 gene encoding SLIT and NTRK-like protein 2, giving the protein MLSGVFLLSVLTVTSLSPLETESRKTSPSKEICKTRCACEERENILNINCENKGFTTVGQFQAPPNKISQLFLNGNFLSRLSANEFVNYDNVTSLHLGNNGLQEIRTGAFNGLRFLKRLHLNNNNLEVIKEDTFAGLESLEYLQADYNYISSIEPGAFSKLNKLKVLILNDNLLLSLPPNIFRFVLLTHLDLRGNRLKMLPFAGVLEHIGGIMEIQLEENPWNCTCDLIPLKSWLDTISVFVGDIVCETPFRLHGKDITQLIKQDLCPRRNAGERLHPPSDSHFQGALLPTYHPAMITPTRAPKASRPPKMRYRPTPRISKDKHVFGPIMVYQTRSPVPMLCPTVCVCTSQNPDSGLNINCQERKLHNISELNPKPSYPKKLHLTGNYLQVIYRTDLTEYSSLELLHLGNNRIAVIQEGAFENLTNLRRLYLNGNYIESLTQSLFAGLQSLQYLYLEYNIIKDILPQTFNSLHNLQLLFLNNNLLRSLPDNVFGGTMLTRLNLRNNHFSYLAVRGVLDQLSAFIQIDLQENPWDCTCDIVALKNWMELSSTSVVVNEITCDSPSKHAGRLLRSLRNEAICPDPREVPPPQKVPPTKAPTLISPGIEASTPSSSSYSSVNPTESRIQTPELHPEVPLSVLILGLLVVFILSVCFGAGLFVFVLKRRKGVEHVPTGANNLDLNSFQVQYGSYTPEPTQDKTTICNYIPPPVGSMCQNPIYMQKDGEQMTYYRNLKELSFVPLETKDVLTRSPGAYTISRMDFINKSPTSCGLSTPELPEMLYQNLVERTHKELPTAAGAPPFHYNFCTLPKRPCIVPPYEAAAARRHITNQDRLNQTVLYGTSRKYYGAEHPSKNNEHPLLLPGKLKTEPDYLEVLEKQTAMSQL; this is encoded by the coding sequence ATGCTGAGTGGCGTCTTCTTGCTGAGCGTCCTTACGGTCACCAGCCTGTCACCGTTGGAAACAGAGAGCCGTAAAACTTCACCCTCTAAAGAGATCTGCAAGACCCGCTGCGCCTGTGAGGAACGGGAGAACATTCTGAATATCAATTGTGAGAATAAAGGATTCACCACTGTTGGTCAGTTCCAGGCACCCCCAAATAAAATCTCTCAGCTTTTTCTAAATGGAAACTTCCTGTCACGGCTCAGCGCCAATGAATTTGTAAATTATGACAATGTCACCTCACTGCATCTGGGGAATAACGGCTTGCAGGAGATCCGGACCGGCGCTTTCAATGGACTGCGATTCCTGAAGCGACTCcacttgaacaacaacaacctggagGTGATTAAAGAGGACACCTTTGCAGGACTGGAGAGTTTGGAGTATTTACAGGCAGACTATAATTATATCAGCTCCATAGAGCCAGGGGCCTTTAGTAAGCTGAATAAGCTAAAAGTGTTGATACTAAATGACAACCTGCTCTTGTCTTTGCCTCCCAACATATTCCGCTTTGTGCTCCTCACCCATTTGGATTTACGTGGCAACCGTCTAAAGATGCTGCCGTTTGCTGGTGTTTTAGAGCACATAGGAGGCATCATGGAGATCCAGCTTGAGGAAAACCCCTGGAATTGCACCTGtgatctgatccctctcaaatcTTGGTTGGACACTATTTCTGTCTTTGTGGGGGACATAGTGTGTGAGACGCCGTTCAGGCTGCACGGTAAAGACATCACGCAGCTCATAAAGCAGGATCTGTGCCCTCGCAGGAATGCCGGGGAGcgccttcaccccccctccgACTCTCACTTTCAAGGGGCCCTGCTTCCGACCTACCACCCTGCCATGATCACCCCCACCCGTGCACCAAAAGCCTCCCGCCCGCCCAAAATGCGCTACAGGCCCACGCCGCGTATCTCAAAGGACAAACATGTCTTTGGACCTATAATGGTTTACCAGACACGGTCCCCTGTACCCATGTTATGTcccactgtttgtgtgtgcacatcacAAAACCCTGACAGCGGATTGAACATCAATTGCCAAGAACGTAAGTTGCATAACATCAGTGAGCTGAACCCCAAGCCTTCCTACCCAAAGAAACTCCACCTGACCGGTAACTACTTACAAGTAATTTACAGAACTGATCTTACTGAGTACAGCTCACTGGAGCTGCTTCATTTAGGAAATAACAGGATAGCAGTGATTCAGGAAGGTGCATTTGAGAATCTAACCAACCTCAGACGGCTCTACCTGAATGGGAATTACATAGAATCACTTACACAATCACTCTTTGCTGGCCTGCAGTCACTCCAGTATCTATATTTGGAATATAACATCATCAAAGACATTTTACCACAAACATTTAACTCTCTGCAtaacctgcagctgctttttcTTAACAACAACCTGTTAAGATCGCTCCCTGACAATGTTTTTGGGGGCACAATGCTAACACGGCTCAACTTGAGGAATAACCATTTCTCCTACCTTGCGGTTCGAGGGGTCCTTGACCAGCTTTCAGCATTTATCCAGATTGACCTTCAGGAGAACCCCTGGGACTGCACATGTGATATTGTTGCACTCAAGAACTGGATGGAACTGTCCAGTACCAGCGTAGTGGTTAATGAAATCACATGTGATTCGCCCTCTAAACATGCGGGTCGCCTGTTGCGCTCACTTCGCAATGAGGCCATCTGCCCTGATCCCCGCGAGGTTCCCCCGCCACAAAAGGTACCCCCCACAAAAGCCCCCACATTAATAAGCCCTGGCATCGAAGCCTCCAcaccatcctcctcttcttatAGCTCAGTTAACCCCACTGAATCCCGAATCCAAACTCCTGAGTTACACCCtgaggttccactttcagtcctgATTCTTGGACTTCTTGTTGTTTTCATCCTGTCGGTCTGCTTTGGGGCaggcctctttgtttttgtcctgaaACGGCGAAAAGGAGTGGAACATGTGCCTACAGGTGCTAACAACTTAGATCTCAACTCGTTTCAAGTGCAATATGGCTCCTACACTCCTGAACCAACCCAAGACAAAACCACTATTTGTAACTACATCCCCCCACCTGTGGGCTCGATGTGCCAAAACCCTATTTACATGCAGAAGGATGGCGAACAGATGACCTATTACCGCAACCTGAAGGAGCTGAGCTTTGTGCCGCTTGAGACGAAGGATGTCCTCACCCGCAGCCCAGGGGCCTACACCATCAGCAGAATGGATTTTATCAATAAATCGCCAACATCATGTGGTTTGAGCACCCCCGAACTTCCTGAGATGTTGTATCAAAATTTAGTAGAGAGGACCCACAAAGAGCTTCCCACGGCTGCAGGTGCACCTCCATTCCATTACAACTTTTGCACTTTACCGAAGAGACCTTGCATCGTGCCCCCCTATGAGGCCGCTGCAGCCCGGCGGCACATCACCAACCAGGACAGGTTGAACCAAACTGTGCTGTACGGGACCTCCAGGAAATACTACGGGGCTGAACACCCTTCGAAAAACAATGAGCACCCGCTTCTGCTCCCGGGGAAGCTAAAAACAGAACCAGACTACCTGGAGGTTCTGGAGAAACAGACAGCTATGAGCCAGCTGTAA